From a region of the Tachypleus tridentatus isolate NWPU-2018 chromosome 1, ASM421037v1, whole genome shotgun sequence genome:
- the LOC143247830 gene encoding transmembrane protein 170B yields the protein MLKENNSTIQLSYKKILAPVMGASTDDFETVELDSIINVIVLNPANQLDTFSEMWYHIFLWVLFSSLFVHFCAAALAFGMLKEHKLGRFLPLVIVIFGVVSPLTGGVVTSAVIAGVYRASRFQMKALYALIWGIGQTILAAVMSYTRILATL from the exons ATGTTAAAGGAAAACAATTCAACAATACAGCTAAGTTACAAAAAAATACTGGCTCCAGTAATGGGTGCTTCAACTGATGATTTTGAAACTGTAGAACTTGATTCTATCATCAATGTAATTGTCTTAAACCCTGCTAACCAATTGGACACATTTTCAG aaatgtgGTACCACATATTTCTTTGGGTTCTGTTTTCATCTCTCTTTGTACACTTTTGTGCTGCCGCACTTGCCTTTGGAATGTTAAAAGAACATAAACTTGGTCGTTTCCTGCCTCTTGTGATAGTCATTTTTGGAGTGGTATCACCTTTAACAGGAGGTGTAGTTACAA GTGCGGTCATTGCTGGAGTATATCGTGCATCCAGATTTCAAATGAAAGCTTTATATGCCTTGATTTGGGGCATTGGCCAAACAATACTTGCAGCTGTGATGTCATATACCAGGATTTTGGCAACTCTATAA